One window of the Leishmania infantum JPCM5 genome chromosome 28 genome contains the following:
- a CDS encoding putative leishmanolysin produces MRRTLLGIAVAFALVCCVVGAGAAQGDPERADSEEPRCGFDELEARMIGTRVSVISRVEPPTGELAVAAAATGAWQPIRIAVFTEDISNSSQHCTASGQSRPTFRGGRVTCSAADVLTREKKRVLLELLIPSAVQLHQERLNVQRENGNIVVSPFIKKNSICGQFSIPEEHMKTGVPDADFVLYMSAAPTSGSVIAWAVKCQSFDNGRPSVGVATISPKYITAEPKTVRVVAHEVLHALGFTRSVFKQQNMLVMASFRGKSPSPVIRSANVVAQAQLHYGCKTQASMELEDEGGKGTVSSHWKRRSAKDELMAGFSGVGVYSALTIAAMEDTGYYQGNYAKAEPMAYGHEVGCKLSSERCVIKSTSQIPGMFCDAPDAPWSCTSDRRGIGRCILTSYKSNLPTYFQYFGDPRLGGPDPLMDFCPFVRAADDTMCAAKTNALKGSVYGVMSRCVDTPAGFSIDDSAVQQHGICAEVQCGSSAYGVKINGASAFRDCPPGSTYNLSTLSPSFSKGHLVCPSYESVCAININASLYEEYSRLLTDHSVTGARTSVTAVVAVLLVVLFMG; encoded by the coding sequence ATGCGCCGCACGCTGTTGGGGATCGCGGTGGCCTTTGCGTTGGTGTGTTGCGttgtcggcgctggcgcagcgcagggGGACCCGGAGCGAGCCGACTCAGAGGAGCCGCGCTGCGGGTTTgacgagctggaggcgcgcaTGATCGGCACCCGCGTGAGTGTGATAAGCCGTGTAGAGCCGCCTACCGGGGAGCTTGCggttgcggctgccgcaACGGGGGCCTGGCAGCCCATCCGCATTGCCGTCTTCACAGAGGACATCTCGAACAGCAGCCAGCACTGCACCGCTTCGGGCCAGAGTCGGCCCACTTTCCGTGGCGGCAGGGTgacctgcagcgcagcggacgTTCTcacaagagaaaagaaacgggtgctgctggagctgctgatTCCATCCGCAGTACAGCTGCACCAAGAGCGGCTGAACGTGCAGCGGGAGAACGGCAACATAGTTGTTAGCCCCTTTATAAAGAAAAACAGTATCTGCGGTCAGTTCAGCATACCCGAAGAACACATGAAGACCGGTGTGCCGGACGCCGACTTTGTTCTGTACATGTCTGCTGCGCCAACATCTGGCAGTGTCATCGCGTGGGCGGTGAAGTGTCAGAGCTTCGACAATGGCCGCCCGTCTGTGGGCGTGGCGACCATCTCACCCAAGTACATCACCGCCGAGCCGAAGAccgtgcgcgtcgtcgcgcacGAGGTGTTGCATGCACTCGGCTTCACGAGGTCAGTTTTCAAGCAACAGAACATGCTGGTGATGGCTTCTTTTCGAGGCAAGAGCCCCTCACCTGTCATTCGCAGCGCAAACGTGgttgcgcaggcgcagctaCATTACGGCTGCAAAACGCAGGCTTCCATGGAGCTGGAAGACGAGGGTGGAAAGGGAACCGTTTCGTCACACTggaagcgccgcagcgccaaaGACGAGCTGATGGCGGgcttcagcggcgtcggcgtctaCTCGGCGctcaccatcgccgccatgGAGGACACGGGCTACTACCAGGGCAACTACGCCAAGGCGGAGCCGATGGCGTACGGCCACGAAGTGGGCTGCAAACTGAGTTCCGAGCGGTGCGTCATCAAAAGCACTTCACAGATTCCTGGCATGTTTTGCGATGCCCCCGACGCTCCGTGGAGCTGCACCTCTGATCGCCGAGGCATCGGGCGGTGCATCCTTACCTCTTACAAGTCCAACCTGCCCACCTATTTTCAATACTTCGGTGACCCGAGGTTGGGTGGCCCAGATCCCCTGATGGACTTCTGCCCGTTTGTGAGGGCTGCCGACGACACAATGTGTGCCGCTAAAACGAACGCCCTGAAGGGCAGCGTGTATGGCGTCATGTCGCGCTGTGTCGACACACCGGCAGGCTTTTCCATTGATGACTCGGCggtccagcagcacggcatcTGTGCTGAGGTGCAgtgcggcagctccgcgtaCGGCGTCAAAATAAATGGCGCGTCTGCGTTCCGGGATTGTCCGCCTGGCAGCACCTACAACCTGTCGACATTGAGCCCGTCCTTCTCTAAAGGGCATTTGGTGTGCCCCTCTTATGAGTCCGTGTGCGCCATCAACATAAACGCCTCGCTGTACGAAGAATACAGTAGGCTTCTCACCGACCACAGCGTGACTGGTGCGCGGACAAGtgtgacggcggtggtggcagtgcTTCTCGTGGTGCTTTTCATGGGCTGA
- a CDS encoding putative ribosomal protein S26 yields MTTKRRNHGRSKPAHSRGRVKPIHCFNCGRLTPKDKAVGRFVVRRMLDAASARDVAEASPVYGANFPMPKLYMKQRFCIACAIHSRTVRARPVGNRKIRYTRKVPFRPAGKK; encoded by the coding sequence ATGACGACCAAGCGCCGCAACCACGGACGTTCGAAGCCCGCTCACAGTCGCGGTCGCGTCAAGCCGATCCACTGCTTCAACTGCGGTCGTCTGACCCCGAAGGACAAGGCCGTCGGCCGCTTTGTGGTGCGCCGCATGCTGGATGCCGCTTCCGCTCGCGATGTGGCGGAGGCGTCGCCGGTGTACGGTGCAAACTTCCCGATGCCGAAGCTGTACATGAAGCAGCGCTTCTGCATAGCGTGCGCTATCCACAGCCGCACCGTGCGCGCTCGCCCGGTCGGAAACCGCAAGATACGCTACACAAGGAAGGTGCCGTTCCGCCCTGCCGGCAAGAAATGA
- a CDS encoding RAD50 DNA repair-like protein, with protein sequence MTSIEKLQLCGVRSFDPNPANQQFIQFQKPLTVILGKNGAGKTTIIEALLNACTGTMPPGTGTEKGSFVYDPKVVGETEVKAQIRLIFTGKGGKLMQVIRSFQATRSAHRVTFTTLDNTVAFQDLATGEVISSTYRSSDVDRVVPEMLGVSPAVLEHVIFCHQEESNWPLGPPKDVKRIFDDIFAATRYVLALDRLRDNSKEFRRQLKEHEASLMALREHREQAKQLEQQIAQKESVVKAIQGRSIGIEPELRGLRQAREELRTVEEQIETLQREVAVTNGRLEERREAVRRMGVPATSQTLDDLLEMRGSFTAQMQQLEEGLVHDTKRYDAATARRRAQEEEMYKCRSNVQLLEREAQLHKQNVAQLRELIQHLSNEYVLSEGNIDERSLHRLLQKAEDAVAAERQRARAASESVQQHIRDAEDGVQGGSRVVDGCKKEIEVREHAVENVRRRIKENAAAIAALGGDGCRTKLRQVQVEVEELQQRVAAAEELRKKGDGEHQSQRILMELEEQNSTVAQLREEMMQQKLLERQQQDLVLMRQQIDEARAAVAAALQRDVLPILNEVGVQVPQDAAADSFSLTTLTSLRSQAAQIRQLKAEELRALQARVLELEKVCALHEQKMSYSTDELGQCRRTVDAGTRQCAGLVPDMDVYEEVLLQAREAAETAAQKRHALEALASCYHDFMVVAKEERTCAVCERPFDSEDALESFLTRKADKQRASPEALAAVQAAVNTAQEAYQSLEKLQSVVVTVRQNRHRIPVLEAELDALGDKMKQNRAEQRGVCAARDAAQHVVHQLDTMYQHLCMACTMGEKTVALRDTLARKEKDFEAAQAEQQPHETQRKWGSGDGATARAEPPQRSYEELCEAYAAATERLHKLNRQFTEAQRMERGQAENAAERELQDRKTAMFQAEVAVSKLEDLEAAARELQEEAAQHRTRVEELKRQAAEAQHSVEAHQQRVLQLRAELQKTDAAERGVLDTAEKQLRELQLSLPPVLSYVQNGCARQLEELRVHLRETESAYKAAAQEEEGLASRMKEARKTLSDQHRRSAEIDRHIDILQQEASIAADEAHLAETERTLASLKSDRLQDVEQLLGEEARHASLATLRELITAKITSLEKIRAQQDGNTEAMLLDVNQLKQQLRGDKYQNIEKRYRSTFLKVQTTEISIQDIEKYYSALEKAVQSYHQEKIAQINQIIAELWRQTYRGSDIDTVEIRSETEGTTTTTARRSYNYRVVMKRGNNEMDMRGRCSAGQKVLASIIIRLALSEAFCCDCGILALDEPTTNLDDDNARSLADALRTLIQARRAVKHFQLVVITHDEQFVRALGGQSLEKFYYVHKDREGAFSVIDERTFDQLFA encoded by the coding sequence ATGACGAGCATCGAGAAGTTGCAGCTCTGTGGCGTGCGCAGCTTCGACCCCAACCCGGCGAATCAGCAGTTCATTCAGTTCCAGAAGCCGTTGACGGTCATTCTCGGCAAGAATGGTGCTGGCAAAACCACCATcatcgaggcgctgctgaacgCGTGCACGGGGACCATGCCTCCCGGCACTGGGACCGAGAAGGGCTCCTTTGTGTATGATCCCAAGGTTGTTGGCGAAACAGAGGTGAAAGCGCAGATTCGACTGATATTCACCGGCAAGGGTGGTAAGCTGATGCAGGTCATCCGCTCCTTTCAGGCcacacgcagcgcgcaccgTGTCACTTTTACAACACTGGACAATACCGTCGCTTTCCAGGACTTGGCCACCGGGGAGGTGATCTCGAGCACGTACCGCTCCAGCGATGTCGACCGTGTCGTGCCGGAGATGCTCGGCGTGTCGCCAGCTGTGCTGGAGCACGTCATTTTTTGTCACCAGGAGGAGTCCAACTGGCCACTGGGACCACCGAAGGATGTGAAGCGAATCTTCGACGACATCTTCGCCGCGACTCGGTACGTCCTCGCACTGGACCGGCTCCGCGATAACAGCAAGGAGTTTCGCCGCCAGCTGAAAGAGCACGAGGCGAGTCTGATGGCGCTTCGAGAGCACCGCGAGCAAGCaaagcagctggagcagcaaATAGCGCAGAAGGAAAGCGTTGTGAAGGCCATTCAGGGCCGCAGCATCGGCATCGAGCCAGAGCTACGGGGCCTGCGCCAAGCGCGTGAGGAGCTGCGTacggtggaggagcagatCGAGACATTGCAGCGTGAGGTGGCGGTCACGAACGGGCGTCTCGAAGAGCGTcgcgaggcggtgcgccggATGGGTGTGCCAGCCACAAGCCAGACGCTAGACGATCTGCTCGAGATGCGCGGCAGCTTCACCGcgcagatgcagcagctTGAAGAGGGTCTCGTGCACGACACCAAGCGCTACGATGCGGCCAccgcgcggcgacgcgctcaagaggaggagatgtACAAGTGCCGCTCGAACGttcagctgctggagcgtgaggcgcagctgcacaagcAAAACGTGGCGCAGCTTCGTGAGCTTATCCAGCACCTGTCTAACGAGTACGTTCTGAGTGAGGGCAACATCGACGAGCGCAGTCTGCACCGTCTTCTCCAAAAGGCGGAggacgccgtggcggcggagcgtCAGCGTGCTCGCGCTGCCTCAGAGAGTGTTCAGCAGCACATTCGAGACGCGGAGGACGGCGTGCAGGGCGGCTCCCGCGTCGTGGATGGGTGCAAGAAAGAGATAGAGGTGCGCGAGCACGCCGTGGAGAATGTGAGACGCCGCATCAAGGagaacgccgctgccatcgcggCACTTGGCGGGGATGGGTGCCGCACGAAGCTGCGCCAGGTTcaggtggaggtggaggagctgcagcagcgtgtcgctgccgccgaagagTTGCGGAAGAAAGGTGACGGGGAGCACCAAAGCCAGCGCATTCTCATGGAGCTAGAGGAGCAGAATAGTACCGTGGCTCAACTGCGTGAGGAGATGATGCagcagaagctgctggagcgccagcagcaggatCTAGTGTTGATGCGCCAGCAGATCGATGAAGCCagggcggccgtggcggcggcgctgcagcgagaCGTGCTCCCGATTTTGAACGAAGTTGGCGTACAAGTTCCGCAGGATGCGGCTGCCGACTCTTTTTCATTGACAACCTTAACGTCTTTGCGCTCCCAAGCTGCCCAGATACGGCAGCTGAAGGCGGAGGAGTTGCGTGCTCTCCAGGCGCGTGTGCTAGAGCTGGAGAaggtgtgcgcgctgcacgaGCAGAAGATGTCCTACAGCACCGATGAGCTGGGCCAGTGTCGCCGCACTGTGGATGCCGGCACTAGACAGTGCGCCGGCCTCGTCCCGGACATGGACGTCtacgaggaggtgctgctgcaggctagggaggcggcggagacggcggcgcagaaacGCCACGCCCTGGAGGCCCTCGCGTCGTGCTACCACGATTTCATGGTtgtggcgaaggaggagaggacgtGTGCCGTCTGCGAGCGTCCCTTTGACAGCGAAGATGCACTGGAGAGCTTTCTGACGCGAAAAGCGGACAAGCAGCGCGCCAGCCCAGAGGCACTAGCGGCTGTGCAGGCGGCCGTCAACACAGCCCAGGAGGCGTATCAGAGTCTTGAAAAGCTGCAGAGCGTCGTGGTGACAGTGCGACAGAACAGGCATCGTATTCCGGTTCTAGAGGCCGAGCTCGACGCGCTGGGGGATAAGATGAAGCAGAACcgcgcagagcagcgcggGGTCTGCGCGGCCCGCGATGCTGCCCAGCATGTGGTGCATCAGCTGGACACCATGTACCAGCATCTGTGCATGGCATGCACCATGGGAGAGAAGACGGTAGCGCTGCGCGATACTCTGGCAAGGAAGGAGAAAGACTttgaggcggcgcaggcggagcagcaaCCACACGAGACACAGCGAAAGtggggcagcggcgatggtgccACAGCGAGAGCTGAACCACCGCAGCGCTCTTATGAGGAGCTGTGTGAGGCCTACGCGGCTGCGACGGAGCGATTGCACAAGCTCAACAGGCAGTTCACTGAGGCCCAGCGGATGGAGCGCGGCCAGGCTGAGAATGCGGCAGAGCGGGAGCTGCAGGATCGCAAGACAGCGATGTTCCAGGCTGAGGTCGCGGTTTCAAAGCTGGAGGACTTGGAGGCGGCCGCTCGTGAACTACAGGAGGAGGCTGCTCAGCACCGCACGCgggtggaggagctgaagcgccaggcagcagaggcgcagcactCCGTGGAGGCCCATCAGCAACGCGTTCTGCAACTCCGTGCCGAGCTTCAGAAGACGGACGCTGCCGAGCGTGGTGTTTTGGACACAGCAGAGAAGCAGCTtcgcgagctgcagctgtcGCTGCCTCCGGTCCTCAGCTACGTGCAGAACGGCTGCGCCAgacagctggaggagcttcgggtgcacctgcgcgagACTGAGAGCGCGTACAAAGCCGCGGctcaggaggaggaggggcttGCCAGCCGGATGAAGGAAGCGCGGAAGACACTTAGCgaccagcaccgccgctctgCTGAGATCGACCGCCACATCGACatcctgcagcaggaggcgtCCATTGCGGCCGACGAGGCGCACTTGGCGGAGACAGAGCGCACCCTCGCCTCCCTGAAGTCGGACCGGCTGCAAGACGTGGAACAGCTGctgggggaggaggcaagACATGCAAGCCTGGCCACACTGCGCGAGCTGATCACCGCCAAGATTACGTCGCTGGAGAAGATACGTGCGCAGCAGGATGGCAACAcggaggcgatgctgctcGATGTAAATCAGCTGaaacagcagctgcgtggcgACAAGTATCAGAACATCGAGAAGCGCTACCGGTCCACGTTCCTGAAGGTGCAAACAACGGAGATATCCATCCAGGACATTGAGAAGTACTACAgtgcgctggagaaggcggtgcAGTCGTACCACCAGGAGAAAATTGCACAGATCAACCAAATCATCGCGGAGCTGTGGCGCCAGACgtaccgcggcagcgacatcGACACGGTGGAGATTCGCTCAGAGACGGAGggcacgacgacgactacggcgcggcgcagctacAACTACCGCGTTGTCATGAAGCGGGGCAACAACGAGATGGACATGCGTGGTCGCTGCAGTGCTGGACAGAAGGTGCTCGCCTCCATCATCATTCGGCTCGCGCTGAGCGAAGCCTtctgctgcgactgcggcaTCCTCGCCCTTGATGAGCCGACAACAAAcctcgacgacgacaacgctCGCAGCCTGGcggacgcgctgcgcacccTCATCCAGGCGCGGAGGGCGGTGAAGCACTTTCAGCTCGTCGTTATCACGCACGACGAGCagtttgtgcgtgcgctgggAGGGCAGTCGCTGGAGAAGTTCTACTACGTCCATAAGGATCGAGAGGGCGCCTTCTCGGTGATTGATGAACGCACCTTTGACCAGCTTTTTGCGTGA
- the RAD51 gene encoding putative RAD51 protein encodes MQTRSKAKGRRGRPSARPSEEVEVVESQPQEALQNEEQEPRQQQQQSTDMAEPNASGFRVIQILENYGVASSDIKKLMECGFYTVESAAYAPKKAILAVKGISENKAEKIMAECAKLVPMGFTSAVAYHEARKEIIMVTTGSREVDKLLGGGIETGSITELFGEFRTGKTQLCHTLCVTCQLPISQGGAEGMALYIDTEGTFRPERLVAVAERYKLDPEDVLANVACARAFNTDHQQQLLLQASAMMAENRFALIVVDSATALYRTDYSGRNELAARQMHLGKFLRSLHNLAEEYGVAVVVTNQVVANVDGSAQMFQADSKKPIGGHIMAHASTTRLSLRKGRGEQRIIKVYDSPCLAEAEAIFGIYDDGVGDARD; translated from the coding sequence ATGCAGACCCGTTCTAAGGCCAAGGGTCGCCGTGGTCGTCCGTCGGCGCGGCCCTCTGAAGAGGTTGAGGTTGTGGAGAGCCAGCCGCAGGAGGCCCTCCAGAATGAAGAGCAGGagcctcggcagcagcagcagcagagcactGACATGGCTGAGCCGAACGCAAGTGGCTTTCGCGTTATCCAGATCTTGGAGAACTACGGCGTGGCGAGCTCGGATATCAAGAAGCTCATGGAGTGCGGCTTTTACACGGTCGAGTCGGCGGCCTACGCTCCGAAGAAGGCCATCCTGGCAGTGAAGGGGATCAGCGAGAACAAGGCCGAGAAAATTATGGCGGAGTGCGCCAAGCTGGTGCCGATGGGGTTCACTTCCGCGGTCGCCTACCACGAGGCGCGCAAGGAGATCATTATGGTCACCACGGGAAGCCGTGAGGTGGACAAGCtactcggcggcggcatcgaaACTGGGAGCATCACGGAGCTCTTCGGAGAGTTCCGCACGGGCAAGACACAGCTCTGCCATACGCTGTGCGTGACGTGCCAGCTGCCCATCTCTCAGGGTGGCGCGGAGGGCATGGCGCTCTATATCGACACCGAAGGCACCTTTCGCCCGGAGCGCCTCGTTGCCGTTGCGGAGCGGTACAAGCTGGACCCGGAGGATGTGCTCGCTAAcgtggcgtgtgcgcgtgccttcAACACGGATCACcaacagcagctgctgctgcaggcgtcTGCCATGATGGCCGAGAACCGCTTCGCGCTCATCGTCGTAGACTCTGCAACCGCTCTCTACCGCACAGACTACAGCGGCCGCAACGAGCTCGCGGCGCGGCAGATGCACCTCGGCAAATTCTTGCGCTCGCTGCACAACCTCGCCGAGGAGTACGGAGTGGCAGTGGTTGTGACGAACCAAGTAGTAGCCAACGTGGACGGCTCCGCGCAGATGTTCCAGGCGGACTCTAAGAAGCCGATTGGAGGCCACATTATGGCCCACgcctcgacgacgcggcTTAGCCTGCGCAAGGGTcgcggcgagcagcgcaTCATCAAGGTGTACGACTCTCCGTGCCTGGCCGAGGCTGAGGCGATCTTTGGCATCTACGATGATGGCGTTGGTGACGCTCGGGATTGA
- the LMAIRK gene encoding putative protein kinase translates to MTTEVGPDDNVVNSFIITPPSPKSEWTIHDFELLHKLGGGNYGDVYLASVRKSNYVVAIKKLSIKKLAEFDIVNQLRREIEIAFNTRHKYLLRTYAYFFDEHDIYLILEPCSNGMLYSELNRVKMFPPPTAARYVAQLAEALLYLHQHHILHRDIKPENILLDHNQNIKLADFGWSVHDPLNRRKTSCGTPEYFPPEIVSRQIYDMSADLWCLGIFCFELLVGHTPFVSKDNDQIYKKIHAMQYTIPDSVPPEAKDLISNLLIREGSKRLALHRVLSHPFLLKYYYVPNGITPPTGKRPRS, encoded by the coding sequence ATGACGACGGAGGTCGGCCCTGACGACAATGTCGTGAACAGCTTCATCATTACCCCGCCGTCTCCAAAGTCGGAGTGGACGATACACGACtttgagctgctgcacaagcTGGGAGGAGGCAATTACGGTGATGTCTACCTGGCGAGTGTGCGCAAGAGCAATTACGTTGTGGCCATCAAGAAGCTCTCGATCAAGAAGCTGGCAGAGTTTGACATCGTGAACCAGCTGCGTCGCGAGATCGAGATCGCCTTTAACACGCGGCACAAATACCTCCTGCGCACCTACGCCTACTTCTTCGATGAGCACGACATCTACCTTATCCTGGAGCCGTGTAGCAACGGCATGCTCTACAGCGAGCTGAATCGCGTGAAGATGTtcccgccgccgacggcagcccgctacgtggcgcagctggccgaGGCGCTTCTGTAcctccaccagcaccacaTTCTGCACCGCGACATCAAGCCGGAGAACATTCTGCTGGACCACAATCAGAACATCAAACTCGCCGATTTCGGCTGGTCTGTGCATGACCCGCTGAACCGGCGCAAGACCTCCTGCGGCACGCCCGAGTACTTTCCACCCGAGATCGTTAGCCGGCAGATTTATGACATGAGCGCGGATCTCTGGTGCCTGGGCATCTTTTGCTTTGAACTGCTTGTGGGCCACACACCGTTCGTGAGCAAGGACAACGACCAAATCTACAAGAAGATCCATGCGATGCAGTACACCATCCCCGATAGCGTCCCACCAGAGGCGAAGGATTTGATTTCGAATCTGCTCATCCGCGAGGGGTCGAAGCGGCTGGCACTACATCGCGTGCTGAGCCACCCCTTCTTGCTCAAATACTACTATGTTCCAAATGGCATTACGCCGCCGACGGGAAAGCGACCGCGCAGCTAG